Below is a genomic region from Neisseria zoodegmatis.
ACGCCCAGCATGTCGTGCATCACCAATACTTGCCCGTCGCAATCCACGCCCGCGCCGATGCCGATGGTGGGGCTGCTCACGGTTTCGGTAACTTGTTTGCCGAGGGCGGCGGGTACGCATTCCATCAAGATAATAGCGGCACCGGCTTCGTCGTGCGCTTTGGCATCGTTCAGCAACGCTTGCGCTTTGTCGCCTTTGCCTTGCACTTTATAGCCACCGAAAGCATGCACCGATTGCGGCGTGAGGCCGATATGGGCGCAAACGGGAATGCCGCGCAGTTGTAGGAATTCGGTGGTTTCCGCCATCCATACGCCGCCTTCCAGCTTGACCATGTGTGCGCCGGCGGCCATCAGTTCGGCAGCGGTGGCAAACGCCTGCTCTTTGCTTTGCTGGTATGCGCCGAAGGGCAGGTCGCTCACGATCATGGCGTTTTGGGTGCCGCGGGCGACGGCTGCGGTGTGATAGCACATATCGCGCAGGGAAACGGGCAGGGTGGAAGCTTGCCCCTGTACGGTCATGCCGAGCGAATCGCCTACCAGCAAAATATCCACGCCGGCATTGTCCATTAAGGCGGCAAAGCTGGCTTCGTAGGCGGTGAGCATGGCGATTTTTTCGCCTTCTGCTTTCATTTTTTGCAGAGTGTTGACTGTGATCATCACAATATTCCGATTCTTTTCAGACGGCCTTAAGTTTAAACGCGGTTAATAATGGAGGCTGAAGGTGAAATTTCAACCAAAGCAAAACAGCCTGACCGCTGGGATCAGGCTGTTTTTGTTTTATGGTGCCGGCACCAAGAGTCGAACTCGGGACCTTCTGATTACAAGTCAGCTGCTCTACCAACTGAGCTATACCGGCTGAAGAAGTGCGCATTATGCCCATC
It encodes:
- the panB gene encoding 3-methyl-2-oxobutanoate hydroxymethyltransferase; this translates as MITVNTLQKMKAEGEKIAMLTAYEASFAALMDNAGVDILLVGDSLGMTVQGQASTLPVSLRDMCYHTAAVARGTQNAMIVSDLPFGAYQQSKEQAFATAAELMAAGAHMVKLEGGVWMAETTEFLQLRGIPVCAHIGLTPQSVHAFGGYKVQGKGDKAQALLNDAKAHDEAGAAIILMECVPAALGKQVTETVSSPTIGIGAGVDCDGQVLVMHDMLGVFPGKTAKFVKNFMEGQTSIQAAVAAYVAAVKNKTFPAAEHTFS